The genomic interval AACTTTTAACAAAAGCCTTTATTTCCATCTTGTTATTACTAATAAAATcgattattttacttttaaacttttttttacaaTGCCGGTTACTaaacattaaagaaaacaatcacaagattaaaaatctatattattatagttgttttttttcaaatggtGCCAAGTACCCCTCCCCATTTAAGGGGCATGAGAAGGACAAACATGtataaattacaataattaaatagtttaacCATTCCTACAAATCtactatatataatgaaataaggGTAACAAGGACCTGTCACgtaagtccaaaataaaacaccAAAGACCACAACCTCATATTACTCGCACCGAGCCCAATATACATTGAATAAACAATACTTTATTGTACTAAATCTCagtaaatagtaaataaataatattaaataacattatataACGCAAACACTGATTTTAAACTCGCACTTGCCCATTAACTGCTAAAATGCCTTACCACTAGAACACACTTCCGTCGACTATTATTATAACCTTCTCCGAGGATAATTTGCATCCCAAATTGCGTGTTAGACAAAAGGATTTTGatttggagaaataaataaatacaaccaAATAACTTGCCAATGCCAactacaaataaacaaatacccaagattctttcaaaaaatataaaagataaaaagtagGGGAAAAAAGCATTGTTGCAATTAATAAACCAACGCTAACTACATTGACAAACGAACAGACATGCCTTAAAATTCCATACAAACTAATAGTAAATGGAAATAATTGCACTTAGTGCAGTCAAAAGAAACCAGCTCCAATTATATTGATATAATTGACAAGCATCAAATCATGTCCAAGAGTTTTCAACAATTTCTACTGAGCCAAATTGGGCAGAAAGCATTACATCCCAATCTTCTGCATCTGAGGTTGTACATTACATCACCAAAGCTCAAGCTCCCCGGGCTTCTCTTCTTGTGGCGTCATGTAGAATATCAATGTCTACACCATCTGGTGGAAGTTGCACATATCGAACGACTGATCCTCTGATGAAGCAGTTCCTCACCGATAACTGCAGCCAAAAAAGGTTTCTGGAGTTAATAAAGATTTCAGGAAAAAGTTATAGTTTTGAAGTGCAACGCtcaaaaaagaagcaaaaaagaaaaagaatattcACGATCAATGTCATCGAGTTCTTATAGCAATTATAGCAAGAAGCAGATTCATATGTTGCAGCGTGATGACAATGGCAATTTTAGAGAACAGGTATGTTGGTAAGCACCTagtgattaaaaattttaaatttcatgttCACGGATGAAGTGCTTAAATATCAATCATTAGATGTTTAAGTTATGGCAAAAATGAATTGGAAATGTTGTGATATTTGTCATGCAGAAGTAAAACCTTCGAAGATGATATGACTCTCAGGATCGGTTATCCTACTACTCTTAGCCATGCTTTTAATCGCAACTATATTGTGCAATAACTTATTTAAGTTCTCACGCTCGATCATTGTGGCAGAACCAAGATTTTTTCCTTGAGGAGCTTAGGAAATGGTTATATAAACTAGGGGAATATTGGAGTTCTACAAACTTGGTTCTATCTACGTTCCTGCTCCTTTATTTCTATCCCTGAGAGCTTGAAAGgaaaaagaccaaaaaaaaaaggattttcgAGAGCCTAGCACCCTCTGGTGCATGTTTAGATTAAATTGTTTTTCTAAATAGTTGTATTCTCCTTAATGATAAATGACAATCCAAACCCAAGATTTGGAAAGATATCTACAGATTTCTTGTATTTAGTTGTCATACGCAAAAGCTTAGCATACAATATCATGTGCTATCATGAGTAAGTGGAATCAATGAAACATGTAGGCAACCCATTATAACAAAGAAATGAAACTTGGTGAAGACTCTTGTTAATCAGAATCCATCCAAAGCAGAAATTAGAACTTTCCAGGGCATAATTGCAGGTTAGCAGAATAAATAATGTGGGCTGCAACTTTATGCATCAATAACTGATCAAGATCGACGATATCATGCAGACTCCAGAcggaaaaggaaaacaaagaaaagaatatgCAATGTCTCTTTGCTTGTTTTAGAAAGCATAAGATTTTGATGTCAGTATACCATTCTTCACCAGGTGTGAGATAACAAGATAAATCAAGATAAGTCTTACATTAAATAACCAATTATTAATATACTAAATACATGACACCATAAACCATAACAAATAGGTGAAAGCcacaaagaaattaataaaactaggatgtaggaggttggcatacacaaGTAGCCAAGGCAATAATTACTCATAGAGAAGGTTAGCCAGTTAGAGTTTGATAGGAAATTGAAGTCATCATATGATATAGAAGCCCCAAAATTTGTTGATATTCAGTaatattataaatgattttATGGGTAATGAAAAAGTAGATGCATTAAGatcaagaacaacaaaaacCCCAAATACCAACTGCCAATGATATACTTCATTGAAGGTATGAATTAACAGATATAGATATCTACTTTGTAATCATCTGACTCTTATTTTAACATGCATGTCATTTTAATCTCATAAAGAATGTAAAATTGAAATCCCAAAGTATTTAAACCACAAAATTTGGTTCACGTACCCACTAATGctcatttttcaaaagttaCCATAAAATTAATCAACTACTAAAATCCTTAGcatttaattgaaaaacttcACTAATTCCTCAAGTTAAGGATACGGCAAATCTGGTCCCAATCCCCAAATCCCCTCCTACAGTCCTACTCAAGCTAGTTGATATCCTACAAGAGACTAAGAATGAATCTATTCATCAAGTTCAGTCTAAAAAATGTGGGCATAACACCCAAAGTATACCAATTCACAGTCCAAAGCTAACAGTTAGTTTGCAGTACTTCATAAAATAATCTGGAAGCAAGGATCAAGCTCATCACTTATTGAAATTATGGTCTCTAACCTTAGAATCTCTAAATACACAGCAGGTAAACCCTAAAACAAAACCCTCCAAATCTGACAATGTGGACATACCAAGGGCTGGAACCCTAGGTATACCAATTCACAACGAAAAGCTCAACAGTTAGTTTGcaatattttggaaaacaaTCTGTAAGCTAGAATCAAGCTCATCACCTACTGAAATTATGGTCTCTAACCCTAGAATCTTTCCATACACAGCAAAAATACCATAAACCAAAACCCTTCAAATCAGACAACCAGCCAAGTTACGACCTTTGCAATCACCAACCATAGAATACTTAACAAATCAacgaaaaaacaagaaatttagccaagaaaagccaaaaagaactcaagaaacaaAATCTAGGGGGGAAAAAACCAAGAAAGGTACCATGTGAGGGTACTTGTCCTGGTCGACGACGCGAGTATTCTCAAGCTTGATGTTGAGGTATTGATCAACGGAATGGAGAGTGCCTCTGATCGCCAGGTCGTTCTTCAGCTCCACGGTGACCTCCTTCCCCACCAGCTCCTTGAAATACGAGAAAAAAAGCTGCAAAAAACCAGAAAACACACAAAGATTGATCAAAGATAAACAACAAAGAACAGAGACATAAACCAATTGGAGATTCTCGAAGAAAAGCTACCAtctttccttctcttctacttCTTCGACACTTTCGAAGTTCAAGGATTTGGGGTTTGGCCGCGAGGAACGATCTGGGATTTGGGTTTTAGCGTATTAGGTTTGGTATAATTTCGATTCAGTCCTCTTGTAGagatttaattatgttttagcCCCTCTTGTTCAACTTTACGTTTGAGTCATTTGTGggggtgttttttttattaatattattttatacatgaaGTGCCCAGTTAATAATATAAAGTCCTCTTTTTAAcgcattttttttatgaaatactgttagttttccttaaaaaatatatattaatttttaaaaaaaaaaactattttcttttaaattttttttaaatatattagacatgattgttttaaattttgaaaaaattccATCTACTATTACTTCAGATTTAATTTATAATGGACTAACATTTTCTCtatcaaatattaaacaataataatgataatagttaattaatttaaaaatatttatgtataaaacTCACTTACAGTTGCCGTAGCGTAGAGgcatagtaaaaaaattttattgccCCAAGttcaaatcatcaaaattataacataatagTAAAAAAGATCATCTGCAAGCCCGAACTCCACACACTTGAGAACACTGGGCTAGAAGAATAATTTATACTCTTCGCACACCCTTACTACATGGCTTGTccataattttcacaaaaataacTTGGTTATACTTATGGTTACATGTAggatgagaaataaaaatatataaaaaaaatcatgtccaGATAggtttacaatttttaaaaaataagattccagatttatttaaaacaattatatttcatctaaaaaattaataacggaaaaataaaggaaatataGAAGTTGCCAAATAATTTATAGGGTTTTCAAATGTCATTAGCTGCTTAAAGAATGAGATTGAAAGACTCCAAAAGCCAAGAAATAAATCGaagaaaaactcaattaaatccATCCAAAATATCATGTTCTGTTAATTTAgatcttatttaaattatctCTAAGACGATAACAGATTTAGGCTTAAATTAACCATCGTAGCCCATAGCTTgttaatcctaagttttttaaacattaatgtgcttaaaattttaaaatccaattaatttttgaagtggaattaaatcttttgattaaaaaaaattatatatatatacaaacgtCCTACCAATCCTGTGAGTATCAATCTACGGAAGGAAGCTCTAAATAAGGACATGCCATCTCTAAATTAATAAGGTCACAAACAAGCTCATAGTTTCAACGTATGGATATCTTGAGTGAATAATTCCGACTAACATATCTCCGGAAATGCCATCTCTAAATTAATGAGGTACACAAACAAGCTCTTACTTTCAATGTATGGAAATCTTGAATCAGCATTCTGCAAAATTCGGCTGGAAAGTATAAAAGAGGAAGAACAGTAGCAACAATTTTGACTGGAGTGCGAAAATGTTGTATCTTTCAATTTGGTGGGCGAATATTACTGCAATCCCAGACGGCAAAGTGGGTTGTTCTTTATAACATCAAAGTCAACCTGCAGACCATGGCAATAAATTAGGCCGGCCTCAAGTAGTCATGCTTTGATTTTGGCATAATATGAAATGTTACCTTGTGTCCGAAGAGATCTCGAATGTTGTCAATTCCGTAGAGAATCATAGTTGGCCTGGTTAACAGAAAAAAAGACAATTCTTTGGTATAATTCATAAGTTACAAcccacaaaatacatgcaacaGCAGAGAATCATAAGTAAATTATAgcatttcaacaaaaaaaaaaacttagaccAGTGATTATTGATCACTTAGCTAGACAATGGctttaagcaaaaaaaaaaataacttaacacATATATGAACCAGTTCGTAaggaatttctttttttttttaataagtttgtaGCTTGAATTTGTCCACATACAGAGCAACTTAActtatttaatcaaaaataatGATTTGCTTGAATTAACTTGAACACTGTGAAATAGTGTATATACCTTTCAAGGGAAAGACCCCATGCAATAACATTGACATCTTCTGGGAGACCCATCGGCAACAACATTTCAGGTCTAAACATGCCGGAGTTTCCAACCTCCACCCATTTCTTTAAGCCATCATGATAACTGAATAAAATAAACCACAACTAGATGATGAGAATGGCATGCGAAATTAAAATCTAAGCCTAATTTCATATTGATTAAGATTCATTACCTGAAAATTTCCATGCTAGGTTCAGTATATGGATTATAAGCAGGTTTGAACCGTAGTTTTGTCATCCCTGAAAGATAGATCCCTTATTTGAGAAAGTAAATGGAATACACTACAGGAGGACAGAAAGCCAATGCAAGCATACAATGCAAACATAATGAAGCCGACCAGAACTCCGAGAAAATTACATGATAAGAGAAGTTTGTAACCACCAAAACTGAGGACTATAAAGTCATACCAAGGCGGGAAAAGAAGTCCTCCAGGACTCCAAGCAAATCACCTAGGCTAAGTCCCCGATCACATATAAGACCTGAAATTAAAGAGGACGTTAAATAGCCAGGGAAAAACAACATAGTTTGTTCTAAATCAAGATTGCTCTTGCAATTTTCTGTAAATGAAATAATCAACATAGACAAGTAAACACCTTCAATCTGATGGAACTCAGCAAGATGAGTTCGGTCTACAGCTTCATTACGAAAAACCCGGTCGATTGAGAAGTACCTCTTTGGAACAAAAGATTTCTGAACATACAACAAATAAACCACAACTCAAGAAAAAAGTATGTGTGTGGCATCCAGACTCAAAGAACAAAAGTGTCAAGCACTGGTGCCTTCCAAATaatattgttttcatcttttttttttttttaatacaacaAGGGTTTATCACATTTTGACTGTATTAATATATTGGCCGAACATATTAGTACAGGAAGATGATTCAAAAGAGAATTTTTTAGAAATACTGTGCTTCTAAAGGATGAAACTTTTTGCATctcaaaacaaattgaaaaatggGGCATTCTGAccataaaagaaatttaaatcaAGAAAGAGTGGTGGTCAAGCAGTTTATTAAGAACTAATCATTTATTAAATAGGGAGACTTACGAGAAAATATACATAGGGTCATAGTTTGTAACCATGATTTGAAGACATGTGGTTCCTATGACAAACTTTCCTTGGTTATCAATTAATCTTTCTATTGTCTCAAAGAAGAATTTCAATCAAAGAACCCTTTTTAGAATTGATATGTTATCTAAAGTCGAAGCATCTTCTCCCTGATAATCTAGTTCATCATTAGACCCAACGGAAAGGTTTTAAATTATTCTATCCACTACCTACTATTATTTTTACACCCTTTTAAGCtttcaatgaagaaaaagtaAAGTGCCAGTGActttaatgagaaaaaaacaagagaataacTGACCATCTTATTGTTCATCCTCAAAATTTAGAACTGTCTTGTTCTGTGATGCAAACACAATAATCCAAAATATTCTcataattaattagttgatCATATCCATCATGAAATATAATGCCATATTGTGACCATGAAAGAGATTCTAGAAGgagcaagagaaaagaaaagatgagaggCGAGAGGATGGGGGAGGAAGGAGAGACATTAGAAAGAGAGGGGATGATGAGAGAAGGGAGAGAGATTGAAGAAGAGGACATTTTGTCCTTTTCAAACCTAAACTCCAGCCTTATTGATAAATCCACAAACATCGGTGAAACTAAGGAGTATATGCGCACTTACAAAATTTACATGGCTAGACATGCAATTTCATGTCTTTAGGGGGTATAATTTATTATTGACAAGGGAGGAATGGGGGCAGCACCTGTTGAGCAAGCTTGTAAAGCATTCTTGTAGAAACTGCAGTAGTGTGAGTTCGAAGTAGATTTTTCTCAGCTTCCTCCCGTTTCCAATCATATTCATAACTGTGAAGAACAATACTTTTAATCAGTCTTGAAATTCATTTGCAATATTACTCAGACACCTTGCTGAAAACATTTTACCATGCAACAAccagaaacttttttttttttttggctattGTCAAAGTCCTCTAAGTTTAGGACAAATAATGAGACAAGTCATATACTATGCTCAACAGATATTCAATAtacaaacattttgaaaaggcATGCCACAATATATACTCTTTGCATTTGCCATTGGGGGCTCTTTTGGACATTAGAACTTCAGATATGTATCAAAGGTCTGCTATAACTGCTTGCTATtgtgaatatttaaaatattatttcacaTACCCTTTGGATCCGTAACCACCAGATTGATGAACTTGCTTTACCCTCTCCAGATAATCTTCTGGAAGTTGTTTTGTGGTAGAAGGAACTATAAATGCAGCCAGAAACATTAGCATTAGCATCAAAGAAATACACGGACAGTGAAAATGAGAGCATGATAAGTGAAATAAACCTTTGAGAAAGAATGTGTCATGCGAATCACGGGCAGGATGTTGTTGTGGCTGGAACAAGGCATCAAAATTCCAAAAGCTACAGAGACACATAGGCACAGAAAAATGTAGAAAGTACTTAAATGTGAATTCtaacaactaatttttttctaattagaTTAACTGAGCAGAGAGTACAGTGATTTACATTACTTACAAATTAAAGTGTGAACATGTCCTGTTGAAGTCccacaaaactaaaactaaactttatcattcatccacatgtttcACACATACTCAATCCTAATGTGTCAGGTATCTCAAGGGGTCGACCTACAGTTTTCTTCAAAGATCCGCTTTTGACCTAAAGGTATTTACTATTCACTATTCAAAATAAGATGCCAACAGCAACAAGCtgacaaacaaaataatagataGGACTTGGAAGGCAAGCGATAGTTTGTCCTTCCCCCGGCGGCCGCCCGCCACCAACAAAGTGAGAAGAAGCACAAAGCaggaaaaattcaaaacagGTAAAAGTAGGGAATCTTAGTTATAACATTAGATGACAGCTCGAACATGCCAATAGACAAATTTCCTAAGAAATATCTGACAGATAATTAACCACCAAAAACTGCTAGGAAAAGAGAATTTTGGATGTTTATGTTCAGTATTAAGAAGTTGTACAACAGGTCATAATATGGACAAGTCTCCTCCCACTGGCTCACTAAGAACTATGTTAAAGGATCCAATGCAACATTTGACTTACAATGCAGTACTTCACACACAAGTCTCGATGCACTTACCCACTTATCAACTCAACTCATGTACCAAAAGTATTTCCACATATTATCCCATTGCAAGAACAAATGCAATATATATGAGTGCATAAATTATTGCCCCCTAAGCTAGTTACATCCCACAGAACAGGTTTTCATTTAATTCAGAATATTAAAACTAAGAACCACAGAAACCAGTAAACAAATAAGTTGAAAAGCATAGAGAAAAAGGAAGTAAAACCTGCTTTCAACATAATTGTTTGTTGGCATCTCCTCAAAACTGCAACAAGAGAATGATCTTAGTATTAGTATTGAACTTCTATTTGCAAAAGAAATTGACTTGAAGGTTATTCATCTGGATTACCCCATCTGAAGGAAGATATTTTGGATTTCCTCTTTCACCTGGCCACAATAAGTTTTATAACATTAATGAAGCAAAAAGATGCAAATAATAACAGtaacagtaataataataataataataataataataataatagtaataataaacaGACGTTCAGGTGGTGACTAATATGATCAAAAAGCTTGCTGGGCAGGTAAAGAATAAAAGTAACATACTAGAGACATCCAACGAAAAACACAAATGGGGATATTgtataataagaataatattggCTTAAAAATCCTTTCCCTCTAAAGCAGCTCATTATAACAAATAGGACACTTCATGTTGATGAGAAATCATTTCACTCATTATTCAAGATCCTTACATTAGCTACTATATTCCCACATAAAACACACATGGCAGGCGGACCATTTCCACCTCGattatcatcttcatcaacaaaattacaTGAATCATCAGCACAACAATCAAAGTAAGATTCTTCTCCTGATTACTCTGTAAGTATGTGGCATGTCACTTAGTTAATGATGCATGCACACAAAACCCATAGTGCAAGAAGAATGACACcaacaaacaaatgaaaatgcaGCGAAAATCATTATGTTCCAGACAATACATCCATAACAACTATAACATATATGGACAAAACCACAATACAGTTCTGAGTTAGGTAAATGTTTGTCAAATAATGAAGACAGTTTCAACTCTTCAATGCTGTGTATCGCCATCCCATTCTAAAACTTTGGAGTTCAGAGAAACCTAAACAATGCgatctagaaaaaaataatctctGGTAGTGCAAGTACCAGAGGGAAAGTGATGCATATGCATACATAGAACTAACTCAGAAAAAGAGGAAGTGTTAAATTTAGGAAGGGGTTTATCATACCTCCAGCAAAGGTTGAACATAACCAATTTGGATTGGCTGAACTTGAGCACTCAGATTATACTCTTTAAATTTTAACTGTTTCCAATCacctctaaaaataaaatatcaatcaaAGATACATCAGTACAGAATCCACTGAAGATGATTAAAAGTACTAAACTTAATGATGCAAGCTATATGAATTACATCTAATTTATGCTAATATGTATGCATATACATGCCTATGGATGAGATAAGATGCACATGTAATGATGTAAACAACATATAGCCACAGGGAGTTGGTTAAGAAGCAAATGCGGCAACTGCAGTAATGACTGCTGATAAGGAAATTGGTTCAAAAGTTTATCTCGCACAAATAATCAACCTCAAAACTGCAGAAGCCTCCAATAACCCCTAGTTTGCAAATATTAGTTGGCAAACATGAGACCAGGACATTAAGCTTCAAGCTTTCATATCTAATTATGTTGCAAAACCAAAATTAATAGCATGAGGGAAATGTGCTCCTCATCATGGACCTTTTTGCAAACTACAAATGCCAATGCTAGAATTAATTATAGCCTGGTTCACACAAAAAATTCTTAA from Dioscorea cayenensis subsp. rotundata cultivar TDr96_F1 chromosome 7, TDr96_F1_v2_PseudoChromosome.rev07_lg8_w22 25.fasta, whole genome shotgun sequence carries:
- the LOC120264527 gene encoding sm-like protein LSM2, producing MLFFSYFKELVGKEVTVELKNDLAIRGTLHSVDQYLNIKLENTRVVDQDKYPHMLSVRNCFIRGSVVRYVQLPPDGVDIDILHDATRREARGA
- the LOC120265416 gene encoding phenylalanine--tRNA ligase alpha subunit, cytoplasmic, giving the protein MDPAKAAENTILEHLQSHDEIPDSQKFAASSGFDHGVVENVIKSLCGSRTIEANEIKEERWALTDEGKSYVDSGSPEVQFFRALPSEGEILMKDLEKKLDPTVYKVGPSAAIVNKWVTMRKEKREVPGSTKPETIVYVSRKINGVEDKVKDLLQKIEAGEAVDEKDVDALKRRKLVILQTWRGYSIRKGPEYVLVREKTATDLTREHIQRGDWKQLKFKEYNLSAQVQPIQIGYVQPLLEVKEEIQNIFLQMGFEEMPTNNYVESSFWNFDALFQPQQHPARDSHDTFFLKVPSTTKQLPEDYLERVKQVHQSGGYGSKGYEYDWKREEAEKNLLRTHTTAVSTRMLYKLAQQKSFVPKRYFSIDRVFRNEAVDRTHLAEFHQIEGLICDRGLSLGDLLGVLEDFFSRLGMTKLRFKPAYNPYTEPSMEIFSYHDGLKKWVEVGNSGMFRPEMLLPMGLPEDVNVIAWGLSLERPTMILYGIDNIRDLFGHKVDFDVIKNNPLCRLGLQ